In Nicotiana tabacum cultivar K326 chromosome 19, ASM71507v2, whole genome shotgun sequence, one DNA window encodes the following:
- the LOC107820516 gene encoding uncharacterized protein LOC107820516 translates to MGCFLGCFGGDKDKKRRSKQRHKVIPRDQKHVCRDPPKSTISTEQSITEEPSSENFVAEARDDGSRNLVAEAQDRSEEQLSLSARKRVTFDSKVTTYDPVSIYESTDSLPESKKAGENEEEEGCLAKSSQSNTSSEEGSAISSVGSYPPNHRYQNCRDSDDEAEEFGDDSDLDDECDLDDEDYSGDSDCEGGIQVWSESVVTASLGSKVDDKSFHLVNDEEEVDSPAMFGVPEKEMRKGETKGYVRDRSAYIHPVLNPVENLSQWKSVKSKAAEPLKLLPQKENFAAEVEGPRASFSLEPTFKQSSSSSFRPKLKDQETGVDASLSNWLVTPDTTKKAGSGMLEAVTSEKSISQGSNSVMSFEDRPILGALTVEELKQMSAYSSPRKSPSRSPDEMPIIGTVGTYWNPSTNSGSASSFKGIPNSTSKYREDKRVNWHSTPFETRLDRALKQGSAEASKA, encoded by the exons ATGGGTTGTTTTCTTGGGTGTTTTGGTGGTGATAAGGACAAGAAACGTCGCAGCAAACAGAGGCACAAAGTCATCCCTCGAGACCAA AAACATGTTTGTAGGGATCCTCCAAAAAGCACCATCTCCACTGAACAAAGCATCACAGAGGAACCCTCCTCTGAGAACTTTGTTGCGGAAGCACG AGATGATGGGTCTCGGAACTTGGTTGCAGAAGCACA AGATAGGTCTGAGGAACAACTGAGCTTGAGTGCTAGAAAAAGAGTTACCTTTGATTCAAAGGTCACTACATATGATCCTGTTTCAATCTATGAAAGTACAGATTCTTTACCTGAAAGCAAGAAAGCTGGTGAAAACGAAGAAGAGGAGGGTTGTCTTGCTAAATCAAGCCAGTCCAACACTTCCTCAGAAGAGGGTTCGGCCATATCTAGTGTTGGATCATACCCTCCAAACCACAGGTATCAGAACTGTAGAGACAGTGATGATGAGGCTGAGGAGTTTGGTGACGACAGTGACTTGGACGACGAATGTGATCTCGATGATGAAGACTACAGCGGGGATTCCGATTGTGAAGGTGGAATTCAAGTGTGGTCTGAATCAGTGGTAACTGCATCATTGGGATCTAAGGTTGATGACAAGTCCTTTCATCTAGTGAATGACGAGGAGGAAGTGGATAGTCCTGCTATGTTTGGCGTGCCTGAGAAGGAAATGAGAAAGGGCGAAACAAAAGGATATGTAAGAGATAGGAGTGCTTATATCCATCCTGTGTTGAACCCTGTGGAAAACCTCAGTCAGTGGAAATCTGTTAAATCAAAAGCAGCAGAACCCTTGAAGCTGCTGCCGCAGAAGGAAAATTTTGCCGCAGAAGTAGAAGGCCCTCGTGCTTCATTCAGTTTAGAACCGACATTTAAGCAATCATCGTCATCTAGTTTCAGGCCAAAGCTTAAGGATCAAGAAACTGGAGTTGATGCTAGTCTCTCAAATTGGTTGGTTACACCTGACACCACTAAGAAGGCTGGCTCCGGTATGCTTGAGGCTGTTACATCAGAAAAGAGTATTTCACAGGGTTCCAACTCTGTGATGAGCTTTGAAGACAGACCGATTTTAGGTGCCTTGACAGTTGAGGAGCTGAAACAGATGTCGGCGTATTCCTCCCCGAGGAAATCACCCAGTCGGAGCCCTGATGAGATGCCTATCATAGGAACTGTTGGGACCTACTGGAATCCCTCTACGAACTCTGGGTCAGCTTCTTCTTTTAAAGGCATACCAAACTCAACTAGCAAGTACAGAGAG GATAAGAGAGTGAATTGGCATTCAACTCCATTTGAGACAAGACTGGACAGAGCCTTGAAACAAGGTTCTGCAGAAGCCTCTAAAGCTTGA